Within Mongoliitalea daihaiensis, the genomic segment CATCTTCATAGGATAAAAAGGTAAGGGTATTGTTGGCTACCCATCTCAGATTAAAGCTCCCATGAGTCGTGGGTACAGAGCCTCGAAGAGTTTCAGGAGCTTTCCATAAAAACTTAGCTTGGCCGCTCGTACGGTCATAAACCCAGATTTCCCAAGGGCTATGCCTTTGCTCCAAAATCGGAAAAGGCTCAGGTCTTCCTCCCGGAAGTCTGATGAATGCGATGTACTGCCCATCCTGAGACCAAGTAGGTTGAGCATCCTTGTAAAACGATGGCGCTATCCAGCTAACTTGTTTGGAAAACATATCCACCGTAGCAATCATACTATGTGTTCCTCTATTGACCGAAAAAAGCAAAGACTTCCCATCGGGAGACCAGGACACTTGGGAGACAGTTCCTGTTGTCTCTAGTAGTGGAGCAAGATTTTTTCCAGTACTTTCCATCATCCAAAGCTGTCTGTTTTTGATAAAAACGATTCGCGTCCCATCCGGTGAAAACATTGGATCATCACCCTCTGTCAATTTCTCTGCTTTACGATCTGCTATAGCTACTTTCCAAATTTCCACTTTGGGCGTAAATGGCATTTGAGAAGGATTGATCCCAAGTCCCGGGTCCCAGTTGGACCCATGCTCTCCTCCCCTCACGAAAAGCAATTCCTTTCCATCAGGAGAGAACTGTAAGCTGGTAATTTCTTGCCCATCGTCCTGTAGAAAGTCAGTAATTTGCAATGCTTCAAAAGTAGGAGCCTTTGCTATAAAAACATTTCTTTTACCTTGCTCATTCATCGTCCAAGCCAACTGCTCATCCACTGGAGAAGCGGTGAGTTCGGATGGAAATGGAAAGGAAGAAATATCCTGAACTGAAAACCGTTGGGCTTGTACCGAAGCAAGCGACCAACAAAAGAGGATGAGAAAAAAGAATTGTTTCATGACATTGGAGGTTTTTTGAAATTTAATCAAAACAGGCAAAAAAAGAAAACCTAACAGGTTTTAAATACCTGTTAGGTTTCTACAAAGTAAGTACATAGGACTCCGTACTTAGCTTAGGGTCTTACATTGATCGTTATGTTTCTAGACCTGGTAAAGTTACTCTGAGTTACCAATACAAATTGCATGGTTACTGCTGTACCTCTCGCATTTTCAGGTACTGTCCACTGAAAGGTCTCTACATAAGAATCCTGAGTGTTCCAATTGGCGAAATTCCGTGTTTCCAAGGTGGTAGTAGTCCCTCCTTGAACACGGTTCATGCGAAGTTCCGTGGCAGGTTCATGTTCCGAATAGACCGTCATCGTGAAAGTCACCGTACCCCCTACCTCTGGAGTCGTGCTCGATGCAGTGAGTGTTGCGATGGTACCTACGGCGCCCACTACATCATATTCTGGTTCCTGATCTTCCAAGATACAAGCTGTAAAGAAGAAAGGAAGTACCAAAAGAGCGAATATATGTTTGAAATAGTTCATATGCTTTTTCATAAATTTTAATTATCTGTCCCAAAATACTCTGTCCAAATTCGATACATCTGGAACGTTCGCTGAATTATTTACAACCTCCCTATTTGGATAAATAAACCTTCTTGGGAAATTTCCTTGGGTAGTATTGGAAGGCGAAACTGTCAATGAAGGAAGTCCAGATACAGTATTAGGAGATCCTACAGGGATCGTTCTTCTCCAATCCATCCATGCTTCCGGTTGTAAGAACAGGTCGATGTGTTTCTCTTCCATGATCTTTTCCAAGGTAATGGTTGATTCGGTTTCGCTGCCATAACGAGCAATGTAATCAGCATTGGCAGAACCCGTAATTCGCTGCAAAGATGCAGCAACAGCCGCATTATGTGCGGTAGCAGCACGGGCAGATTGTCCAGCTCTCAAAGCGGCCTCCGCTTCGATAAACTTTAACTCACTGAAGTTTAACAAAGGGGTTGGAGCTTCTCTTGAGTTTAAATAAGGTCCAGGCACCACTGTACCTGCAGGCCTGAAGGATGATCCATTGGGAACTCCCACGTAAAGACCGCCTGTAGTGGGACTCACAAAACGGGTCAATCTCGGATCATCAGTTCCTTCACTAATTCGATCTCGCAATAAATCAATGAAGCGCTGGCTGATTCCTACGTTATTTTCTCCAAAAGTTGTCTGAAAATATGGAAACCAAGGACCCGCAAATTCGGAACCGAATAAAATGATCGGTTGATCTGCATTGGACATGAAGCTGCCTGCATCGATGGCTGCAAGGGTGGCGGAAGCCGAGCCTGCAGGATCCACTTTACTCAAGTGATTGTGGTATCGCGCCTTCATAGCCCTCGCTAGCATAATCCATTTTGGAAGAGAATTTGCTCTCCAAGCATTTTCATTCGCAGCTCTGTAAATCAAGTCATTGGTACTGGGACTTGTTGAACTTTGACGCTGCAAATCAGCAATTCCTTCGTCTAACAAACTCTGTACCCGCTGATACAAAGCTGCGGCGTCGTCAAATCGAGGCTGTGGGAATTGTTCTAGATTTAGGGCCTCTGAGTAAGGAATGTCATTCCATAAATCTACTGAATAGCCTATGATTATAGCTTCCATGATTTTGGATGTTCCTAGGTAATGATTTGCTCCTAACTCTTCCGACTTTTCTTTAACAATTCTTAAATTATTGAGGCAATTGGAATAAAAACGATTCCAGGTAGCGTCACTCATATCAGCAATGAAAGAGTAATTGTTTACCTGCTGCTGATCTCCCAAAATACCGGTAAGGTATTGCATCAATATACTCGTAAACTGAGCAGATTCACCATTCATACCATAGACAAACGAAGCCATTGCCGCAGGATAAATTACCTGTATGGATGCATCGGTTGCTTGGTTGGGATTCGTATTGATTTCATCAAAGGTCTCGCAAGAAATCAAGACCAATAGTATCACTAGAAAGGATAATATCTTATTTTTCATATTAGGCTAGTTTAAGGGATTAAAAAGAAGCATTGATGGTTACACCGTAACTCCTCATATTAGGAGTAGTAAATGCATCTAAACCTACTACACCATTAGGACCTGCCAAGTTGGTTTCAGGATCTATTCCCCCATAATTTGTAAAGAGAAGCAAGTTTCTTCCGTAAACACCCACATTAGCTCTGCTCATTCCCAATTTACGGGAAATAGTCTGAGGCAAATCATAGGTCAAATTAACATCTCGCAGACGGATCCATGAACCATCCTGAACCCAACGTTCAGTTAATTCCCTGCCAAAGGCCAAAGCTGCGCCCGACCCTTGGAAAGCGGCCTGATCCAACGTTACAGGGATGGTGTTTGGCTGTCCATGATTATCTCCTCCAGGATTTTGAATGACACCTCGGAAGATTGCAACACGATTTCTGTCCTCCGTATGTTGAGCTACTCCCGAACCGTTACCCATCCAGAAGGCAGTCACGTTGACCACATCTCCGCCTTTGCGAACATCCCAAAGCATAGTCAGATTTAAATTTTTGTAACGGAAATTATTTCTCCATCCAAGTAAAAAGTCAGGGTTGGGATTTCCCACCATTTGCTGAACAGGGTCTAGAATGGGGAAACCTTGTGGATTGATCAACACATCGCCGCTATCATTTCTAAGGAATGCGTTTCCATAAAATACACCAAACTGCTCTCCAGGTATCAACCTACTTTGGATCCGAGCGCCAAACATGTTATTGACAATA encodes:
- a CDS encoding SusD/RagB family nutrient-binding outer membrane lipoprotein, whose protein sequence is MKNKILSFLVILLVLISCETFDEINTNPNQATDASIQVIYPAAMASFVYGMNGESAQFTSILMQYLTGILGDQQQVNNYSFIADMSDATWNRFYSNCLNNLRIVKEKSEELGANHYLGTSKIMEAIIIGYSVDLWNDIPYSEALNLEQFPQPRFDDAAALYQRVQSLLDEGIADLQRQSSTSPSTNDLIYRAANENAWRANSLPKWIMLARAMKARYHNHLSKVDPAGSASATLAAIDAGSFMSNADQPIILFGSEFAGPWFPYFQTTFGENNVGISQRFIDLLRDRISEGTDDPRLTRFVSPTTGGLYVGVPNGSSFRPAGTVVPGPYLNSREAPTPLLNFSELKFIEAEAALRAGQSARAATAHNAAVAASLQRITGSANADYIARYGSETESTITLEKIMEEKHIDLFLQPEAWMDWRRTIPVGSPNTVSGLPSLTVSPSNTTQGNFPRRFIYPNREVVNNSANVPDVSNLDRVFWDR